The sequence TGAATTGTCtctaatcctcacaactctaAAGCAAGTTAGGCGTCACCCGCATTGTACAAACCATGGCGCCCTGCTCACCATATCTGGAATCTTGCCTCGCCCCGAGGAATCTAAATTTCACTTTAGAGAGCTGAGCAAGATGATTGCCCAGCGCTAACTCCGGGAAATCCCTGGGACTGAAAATCACAGGTAACTCGCCAGAGTTTTTCAATTTTAGGCCTAGGAGATTATGTAAAgctttcctaaaaaaaaaaaaaaaaaaaagctttccttCAAGTAAACGCTGTTCTCTGGGGCCTCTGGGATCTACAGTCGGAGAAGGGGAATAAGTTCCGGGCCGGTGGGGGATGGGTGGGTGCAATTTCCTAAATAGAGGCAAGCCACTTTCATTGAAAGGGCTGTGGAACTCTGGCTAGAGGTGGGTTTCTTTGCAGTTAATCATCTGCAAGCCTCTTTGGATGCCTGATTCCAGAAACCCAGAACTCACACTTAGGGTCACAAAATCCAGGGCATTTATTTGCCGAGCCCCATGGATGTTATCCCTATGGATGCAACCCCGCCCCTGTCCGTTCTCCTTTGGAGCAGAACGAAACCCATTCCAGAGCTTTTGCAGGAAGTCTTCAGGCCCTTGCGTCCGGCCCCTTTAGACATCAAAGCCCCCCCTGAGAGCAAAGGACTTTGAAAGATAGGAAAAGCTCAGGATCCTTATCGCGTCTCTGCTCCCTCCCGACCTAGTCGTAAATTCCGAGCCTCAGCGGCCGCCCTCTCTCTCCTCCGCTCTTCTTGACCCAAGGTCTCAAAAGACAAACGTGTCACTTCCCGCGCCGCCCCTGGATCCTGGTCCCGACCGAATGTAGTGGGGACCGAGAAGCGCAAGGTCCAGGACTTGCTAGAGGGGCGCGCCAAGGGCGCCCCTGTTCCGTCAGGACATCACCGCCTGGGTACTCTACTTCACCCTCCCGCAGCCTTCtttggggcggggcggggcggggcggggcaggggggcAGGGGGGCCGGGCTCGGCCTACGCGCCCCCTCGAGTGCGCGATGCGGGGCGGGTGCGGTGACGCGCTCCCGCTTGTGTCTGTGCTTCTCCGCAGGCCAGGAGGGCATCCTGCGCTGCCACCCGGACCTGGCGGGCAGCGAGCTGCAGCGGGGCACGCTCACAGCGAGTCGCAGCGGGAACAGAGCGGCGCAGGCCTGACGAGCCTGGGCGCGGACGAGCGGCTCCGGCTGGCCGAGCTCAACGCGCAGTACCGCGCGCGCTTCGGCTTCCCCTTCGTGCTCGCCGCGCGCTTCAGCTACCGGACTGCAGTGCCGCGCGAGCTGGAGCGCCGGCTGCTCTGCCCGCGCAGGAGCTGCGCACTGCTCTGGGCGAGGTGAAGAAGATCGGCAGCCTGCGCCTGGCCGGCCTCCTCCGCTCCGACCCCGCCAAGCTGTAGCTGCCGCGCGGACCAGGGACCCGGGACGCACAACCGGACGCGCGGGGGCCACGGCCCGGAGCTGTGCGTCCTGGGCGGGAGGCGGACTCGGGCCTGGAACAGCGTCCACACACGTGCACAAAGGAAGTGGAGAATTGAGGCAATCATACGAGTAATGAGTCCTTTTGTCCGGCCACCCACATGCGCACGCGTTGCCAAAATATCCATATTGTTTAGTGCTTTGCCCCGGATTTATCCAGCTCACTGCTTCAATTCTTCACTCCCTTTGCGGCCCCCGACACCACTGGCCTTTGTGGATTCCAAAACGTTTACCCAGTTCTCCCCAACCCTCTCCTGCTAAGCCCGAACTGCAAAGCAAACGGACAGAAAAGGAATCTTTTATGCCACAGCgggttgtctgtttgtttttctcttttcccagttCATTTGCTGCACCCGACCTTTACATGTGAGCGGAAGCGGTGTTCTCGCTCTTGGGCACTAGGGGAGCAGACTGGGAGCCAGGAAAGCCAAACGCTGGCCTCGGTCCGGCCCGGGGAGCCGGAGAAGCCGCGGGAAGGAGGCGGTGGGCCGGGAAGAGCCCTCCGAAGGGAAGAGCCAACCGAAGGGTTGGGAAGGCGCCCCGTGGGGACGGACGGAATAGTTGCAGCCATTGCTCCTAAAAGGCGGGGGGCGTCCATGCTGAAGATCTCTCCCGGAGGTCGGCTTTTGGGAGGGTGGCTCGACTGCCCCGGGAAACCCatcagttattaaaataataacactcATTGAGCAGCGCGGGGTATTTGCACCCCAGAATGAAGCGAGATTGCAGTGTCGATTAAATGGAGGGAAGTGCCCATAGAAATCTTTGCTTGTCAGCCCTGGAGTTTCAGACTCCTATTATTAGGCTGGGCAGCTTTCTGCAACAGCAGCCAGACAGTCCACTGGGGGAAAGTACATTAGCATCCTGCGGAGGAGCCCACCACATTCTACCACCCGCCGACACCCCCCCCCTACACACACGGAAGATGTAAAGAGCCCCAACAAATACTACTTAGGCTTCTATTGGCAGAGGAGAAACGAAACACCCATGGTCTCCCCAACAAAGACAAGGTAATAGGCGAAGGACAGAGGTGGCCCTTTTGAAGACAAGAGCTTGCATTAGTCACCAACCGTGTCCAGggttagcagcagcagcagcagcaacaacaacagcagcagcaaggaAACCTTTCCATAAAGAGCTGCGTGGCTGCACCCTTGGTTCTGGGGCTGATGTCCCATAGAAATAAATCACTCCTGGAGCACTAGGAATTTTAGGCAAGGAAGCCCTTTTCCCATTCCCATCTCACAGTGTTTCCTGCTGTGGTAAGGCTGAAGGAAAGAGAAGCTGGTAGTGGGGCAGGTGTCAGGAAAGCGGGCTGTGCTACCAGCgtccctgggcttgtggccaGACACCTTCTCTGGGTGTAGGAGCGCCGGGTGCACACCATGAAGAAAGTTCCATGGCTCGCTTCTGTTCTTTGGGACCCTGCAGCAATGGTGGGGTGCTAGGCCTGGGCCAGACACCTGCCTCTCTCTAGCCAGGGTAACCTGGGGGATTTCCTGACACACACAATAACTTGCTGCATGGTGAAGAGGATTTTCTGACCCAGGATC comes from Nomascus leucogenys isolate Asia chromosome 9, Asia_NLE_v1, whole genome shotgun sequence and encodes:
- the URAD gene encoding LOW QUALITY PROTEIN: putative 2-oxo-4-hydroxy-4-carboxy-5-ureidoimidazoline decarboxylase (The sequence of the model RefSeq protein was modified relative to this genomic sequence to represent the inferred CDS: inserted 2 bases in 2 codons) → MDIEKVNSMDFGEFVDVFGNVIERCPLIADAVWSQRPFSDLEDLEKHFFAFIDALPQSGQEGILRCHPDLAGSELQRGTLTXESQREQSGAGLTSLGADERLRLAELNAQYRARFGFPFVLAARFSYRTAVPRELERRLLCPXQELRTALGEVKKIGSLRLAGLLRSDPAKL